A region from the Rhinoderma darwinii isolate aRhiDar2 chromosome 2, aRhiDar2.hap1, whole genome shotgun sequence genome encodes:
- the LOC142740954 gene encoding uncharacterized protein LOC142740954, with translation MEQVNIPAGNVSSNTAAVFTEEDIERILSGAEGDVSFLSVPSITDIKRNLEFESRRLINVELHLLTLGQYYRNNMIPRGMRILLKPTMHMQHEEFRNKNEQLASKYALETILLNMDFLQRDLRSLRVKVQDLENTLKTLVQTDDFNVHMEKLRMTLNKVRMDIEETKKKKWFRDQTDYSMGRVYTWDNSLNYADGAFRRDNKRSNEPAFNKSDSRNQFHTKKYPPSNNEDFLDSSPLDKSKRRKPDEQVVGEAEEGRTRFQKSTHQKGQKPVQDSTKRTLPKPQ, from the exons ATGGAGCAGGTCAATATACCTGCTGGGAATGTTTCATCCAATACTGCTGCTGTTTTTACTGAAGAGGACATTGAAAGAATCCTGAGTGGAGCGGAGGGTGATGTGTCATTTTTAAGTGTTCCTTCTATTACTGACATCAAGAGAAATCTGGAATTTGAGTCACGACGTCTGATTAATGTTGAATTACATCTACTCACATTGGGACAATACTATAGAAACAACATGATCCCACGGGGGATGAGAATTTTACTTAAACCAACGATGCATATGCAACACGAAGAGTTCAGGAATAAAAATGAGCAACTCGCAAGCAAATATGCCTTGGAAACCATATTACTTAATATGGATTTTTTGCAGAGAGATCTGAGATCTTTAAGGGTGAAAGTACAAGATTTGGAGAACACACTCAAAACGTTGGTGCAAACTGATGATTTTAATGTACACATGGAGAAATTACGTATGACGCTCAATAAAGTGAGGATGGATATAGAAGAAACCAAAAAGAAGAAATGGTTCCGtgatcaaacagattattctATGGGACGTGTTTACACTTGGGACAATTCTCTCAATTATGCTGATGGAGCCTTTAGACGTGACAACAAAAGAAGCAATGAACCGGCTTTCAATAAAAGCGATTCCCGTAATCAATTCCATACTAAGAAATATCCTCCAAGTAATAATGaagattttttagattccagcccactggacaaatcaaaaagaagaaaaccagacgagcaggtcgtaggagaagcagaggaaggaagaacccgtttTCAAAAATCTACTCATCAGAAAGGGCAGAAACCGGTGCAGGACAGCACCAAGAGGACTCTGCCCAAAccacagtg a